A stretch of the Chloroflexota bacterium genome encodes the following:
- a CDS encoding Gfo/Idh/MocA family oxidoreductase, producing the protein MEEIRIGVVGLGGRGLSWMRLLQRVPGYRIVALCDPITATHERALAALENSDGVATYAQYEDILADSNVEAIALTVRSPRQGALAAQALEAGKHVNAEVPAAHYIEDCWRIVVAAERSGKVYQLAEQTRYMGVMQAWHDMVAEGQLGRVTFVEGQYFHYYVSQFFWEKETGTFYGPTEVSDHPEAEPTWSALMPSIHYLPHELSPLLYVLDDRVVSVTGMSTQAPSYAHPVIPQPDMQVCLMKTEKDAILRLAASFAQPQPPRDYHWYQIMGTQGSVEWRRSARERPKMWLAKAQMHDLAEVDWQFQRTDAPREARGSGHGDADYYVHAAFRDAVLGTRPLEFDLYRAMDTAAPAILAAESIEQNSKLLTVPDFRPSAKRPAGTMPSES; encoded by the coding sequence ATGGAAGAGATTCGGATAGGTGTCGTGGGTCTTGGTGGCCGTGGGCTCAGTTGGATGCGCCTGCTGCAACGCGTACCGGGCTATCGCATTGTCGCGCTCTGTGATCCCATCACTGCCACACATGAGCGGGCCCTGGCTGCGCTTGAGAATAGTGATGGTGTGGCCACCTACGCCCAATACGAAGATATCCTCGCCGATTCCAACGTGGAAGCCATTGCATTGACCGTGCGCAGCCCGCGGCAAGGGGCATTGGCGGCGCAGGCCCTTGAGGCCGGCAAGCACGTCAACGCGGAAGTGCCGGCGGCGCATTATATCGAGGACTGCTGGCGCATTGTCGTGGCCGCTGAGCGCTCCGGCAAGGTCTACCAGTTGGCGGAGCAAACGCGCTACATGGGAGTAATGCAAGCGTGGCACGACATGGTGGCGGAAGGCCAACTCGGTAGGGTTACCTTTGTCGAAGGACAGTACTTCCACTATTACGTTTCCCAGTTCTTTTGGGAAAAGGAGACCGGCACGTTCTACGGACCCACGGAAGTTTCCGATCACCCCGAGGCGGAGCCCACGTGGAGTGCGCTCATGCCCTCCATCCACTATCTGCCGCACGAATTGAGCCCGCTGTTGTACGTGCTTGACGATCGGGTAGTATCTGTTACGGGCATGAGTACGCAGGCTCCAAGCTACGCTCACCCCGTAATTCCCCAACCGGACATGCAGGTCTGCTTGATGAAGACTGAGAAGGATGCGATTTTGCGGTTGGCTGCGAGCTTCGCGCAGCCGCAACCGCCGCGTGATTACCATTGGTACCAGATCATGGGGACGCAGGGGTCAGTGGAATGGCGGCGGTCGGCCCGGGAGCGACCGAAGATGTGGCTTGCAAAGGCCCAGATGCACGACTTGGCGGAGGTGGACTGGCAGTTTCAGCGCACGGATGCGCCTAGAGAAGCGCGAGGCAGCGGCCACGGCGACGCTGACTACTACGTGCACGCGGCGTTTCGTGATGCCGTCTTGGGCACGAGGCCGCTGGAATTTGACCTGTATCGGGCAATGGATACTGCGGCGCCGGCAATATTGGCCGCAGAGTCGATTGAACAGAATTCGAAATTGCTGACAGTGCCGGACTTTCGGCCCAGCGCGAAACGGCCTGCCGGCACAATGCCGTCGGAGTCGTAG